In the genome of Gloeomargarita sp. SKYB120, one region contains:
- a CDS encoding SpoIID/LytB domain-containing protein, translated as MRVFLRQTYQPLTLGTSTPGQVVDAYGRLVATLPPLRRLIAQAHNGEVTIAGQRGPWFWVLPSSGGYVYAGDGWYRGRLLLLARNGLSVINYVDLEEYLYSVVGAEMYAHWPAAALQAQAVAARSYAVTKRLQPADRYYDLGTTERHQVYRGLRSEQPSTRAAVDATRGQILTYRGGIVLTQYAANDNIVRDVFGGRGMSQRRAYELAKRQYNYLQILGHFFPGTRLGRIQGY; from the coding sequence ATGCGGGTTTTTTTACGGCAGACCTACCAGCCGCTGACGCTGGGGACTTCAACCCCTGGCCAGGTGGTGGATGCCTACGGGCGACTGGTGGCTACCCTGCCGCCGCTTAGACGCCTAATTGCCCAAGCTCACAACGGCGAGGTGACCATCGCTGGGCAACGGGGGCCGTGGTTTTGGGTGCTACCGAGCAGCGGTGGGTATGTCTATGCGGGTGACGGCTGGTATCGGGGGCGGCTGTTGCTGCTGGCGCGTAACGGTTTGAGCGTGATCAACTATGTGGACCTAGAGGAATATCTCTACAGCGTGGTGGGAGCGGAGATGTACGCCCACTGGCCAGCGGCAGCCCTACAGGCCCAAGCGGTGGCTGCGCGTTCTTATGCCGTCACCAAGCGCTTGCAACCGGCGGACCGGTATTACGACCTGGGCACCACCGAGCGCCATCAGGTGTACCGAGGATTGCGCTCCGAACAGCCCAGCACGCGGGCGGCGGTGGATGCCACGCGCGGGCAAATTCTCACCTACCGGGGGGGCATTGTCCTGACCCAGTACGCCGCAAACGACAACATCGTGCGAGACGTGTTTGGAGGACGGGGCATGAGCCAACGACGGGCCTACGAGCTGGCGAAACGGCAGTACAACTACCTGCAAATTCTTGGCCACTTTTTCCCAGGAACTCGCCTGGGGCGTATTCAGGGGTACTGA
- a CDS encoding response regulator has translation MADPPADDILACFRAEAPQLLAELEKGLLNLRRERSAAAYYRLMRVAHSLKGGAASVGMHSIQTLAQRLEEVLQILTVRPETDVDAIEDLLLQGFDCLRLPLAQWLKTGVCDAEPSLRRAEVIYPQLTERLGPKPQAVEPLTSQDLQVDLVQTLLETDIAPKIQEIRGLLSQPHSPLLVGELRAQFDVLAGLGEMLDLTGLTRISRLALAALTHHPEQALTIAEMALRDLEAGGPQAAPSPELVAWSESLGSPTDVERVALKETPIPQEQPALADNGGAPFPVSLWEEIANQPTEFDPTAQGRVAETATSLGEATGLEWSSTADALAPAMSDASTAWASGTPIEPAPATAPAGDVEPMPDTSLSLWEELGRLEFTESQASDTPPPGDQTGAEATADGFWTGPPLPPPTETNADALAFFAQEAQELLQTLETGLLELRQHHDIPHIHALMRAAHSLKGGAATVGWTVVQGIAHRLENALQALYHWPGAVDLSLEEALLRAFDSLRHPLQAQLEGLELDPKTVLQQAEQAFRPLEAMLGATASAPAQTYVPSSQDLGVDMTATIFSGDVQQGLTRLEQWLAQPTPDDLTEVKTQLEVLASIGELLNLAGWRAICQTGLQALAQHPEQATAIVPVIVRDLRQGYAQVMAGERAYGGAVSPELQAFVEPETAPPPVAETPAPTSRSVRVDVERLERLNNLIGELVIQENGALLYQQQLQQLVQRFNQRLHKLETLSRLLQDAADQATLLSPQTGGGQPALDPLQMDTYSPLYSWVQTVIEEVAQVAEIMRDMGLVTQQAQEQWRKKQQTLKHIRSDLLWMRMVPLNDLLQRFPRLIRDLSSQYGKQVRLRLVGANTLVDKAVLEKLSDPLVHLVRNAFDHGIEPPEERRQRGKNPEGTIEIHAYYRGNQTYIVVRDDGRGIDFERVRQKAIEKQLLTPEQAVQATQEELINCLFTPGFSTAPTVSDLSGRGVGLDVVRLQIQALKGTIQVHSEPGQGTTFTLRLPLTLTITKLLVFRLEQQLMALAVDSLAAIVRVPDEAWLTVQGRRLYRWQGRLVPLIPPSVLAYHYPVRWNRATPPAEPLPLGQTLLLLSVGDAVYGLEIDQIVLEQDLVIKPLSGLFPAPPYVYGCTILGDGQLVPVLDATALVQHWLRTPELGVVTPPTPVRTLGQTEILVVDDSLTMRGMLTKTLSKHGYQVYTAADGREALDVLAQHPGIKAVFCDVEMPRMNGFEFLSVCRQQGRYPDLPIIMLTSRAGQTHQQLAKALGCSAYLTKPYLEPELLQTLRQLTG, from the coding sequence ATGGCTGACCCGCCTGCTGACGACATCCTGGCTTGCTTTCGGGCCGAAGCACCCCAGCTATTGGCGGAATTGGAGAAGGGTTTGTTGAATCTACGGCGGGAGCGGTCAGCGGCGGCTTACTACCGTCTGATGCGAGTGGCCCATTCCCTGAAAGGGGGCGCAGCCAGCGTCGGGATGCACAGTATTCAGACCTTGGCCCAGCGCTTGGAGGAGGTCTTGCAAATCCTAACCGTGCGTCCTGAAACGGATGTTGACGCCATCGAAGATTTGTTGCTGCAGGGCTTTGACTGTTTGCGCTTGCCCCTGGCCCAGTGGCTGAAAACGGGGGTGTGTGACGCCGAGCCGAGCCTGCGACGGGCTGAGGTGATTTACCCGCAGTTGACGGAACGGTTAGGGCCAAAACCCCAGGCGGTGGAACCCTTGACATCGCAGGATTTGCAGGTGGACCTTGTGCAAACCCTGTTGGAGACAGATATTGCCCCTAAAATCCAAGAAATTCGCGGGTTATTAAGCCAACCCCACTCCCCCCTGCTGGTGGGAGAACTGCGGGCACAATTCGACGTGCTGGCGGGGTTGGGGGAAATGCTGGATTTAACGGGATTGACTCGCATCAGTCGCTTGGCCTTGGCGGCCTTGACCCACCATCCCGAGCAGGCGTTGACCATTGCCGAGATGGCGCTGCGGGACCTGGAAGCTGGAGGGCCACAAGCAGCGCCGAGTCCTGAGCTGGTGGCCTGGAGTGAATCTCTCGGATCCCCAACCGACGTCGAGCGGGTGGCCCTGAAAGAAACCCCTATTCCGCAGGAGCAGCCAGCCCTGGCCGACAACGGGGGTGCACCGTTTCCAGTATCCCTGTGGGAGGAAATCGCCAATCAACCGACCGAGTTTGACCCAACGGCGCAGGGCCGGGTGGCCGAGACTGCGACTTCCCTGGGAGAAGCAACCGGTTTGGAGTGGTCGTCAACCGCAGATGCGCTGGCACCGGCGATGAGCGATGCATCCACTGCTTGGGCTAGTGGCACGCCCATCGAACCGGCTCCGGCAACGGCACCTGCTGGAGACGTTGAACCGATGCCCGATACGTCCCTATCCCTTTGGGAGGAGTTGGGTCGTCTCGAATTCACCGAATCCCAGGCGTCTGACACGCCGCCACCTGGTGACCAAACTGGAGCTGAAGCTACGGCGGATGGGTTCTGGACCGGCCCGCCTTTGCCGCCGCCCACGGAGACCAACGCGGACGCGCTGGCGTTTTTTGCCCAGGAGGCGCAGGAGTTGCTCCAGACGTTGGAAACCGGTCTGCTGGAGTTGCGCCAGCACCACGACATTCCCCATATCCATGCCCTGATGCGGGCGGCCCATTCCCTTAAAGGAGGGGCGGCGACGGTGGGTTGGACGGTGGTGCAAGGGATTGCCCATCGCCTGGAAAATGCTCTGCAAGCCCTGTACCACTGGCCAGGGGCGGTGGACCTGTCCCTGGAGGAGGCGCTGCTGCGGGCGTTCGACAGCCTGCGCCACCCGTTGCAAGCGCAGTTGGAGGGTCTGGAGCTAGACCCGAAGACGGTGCTCCAGCAAGCTGAGCAGGCCTTCCGGCCCCTTGAAGCGATGTTGGGTGCTACGGCATCCGCCCCTGCGCAAACCTACGTGCCTTCGTCCCAGGATTTGGGGGTGGACATGACCGCCACCATCTTTAGCGGCGATGTGCAGCAGGGGTTAACCCGTCTGGAGCAATGGCTGGCCCAACCGACACCGGACGACCTCACCGAGGTGAAAACCCAGTTGGAGGTTCTGGCCAGCATCGGAGAACTGCTCAACTTGGCGGGCTGGCGGGCGATTTGCCAAACCGGTCTCCAGGCGCTTGCCCAGCATCCAGAACAGGCAACGGCGATTGTGCCGGTCATCGTGCGGGATTTGCGCCAGGGCTACGCGCAGGTCATGGCAGGCGAGCGGGCGTATGGCGGTGCGGTCAGCCCCGAATTGCAGGCGTTTGTGGAACCAGAGACCGCGCCCCCACCGGTGGCAGAAACGCCGGCGCCGACCAGTCGCAGCGTGCGGGTAGACGTCGAGCGCTTGGAACGCCTGAACAATCTCATCGGCGAACTGGTCATCCAGGAGAACGGGGCGCTCTTGTACCAGCAACAGCTCCAGCAGCTGGTGCAGCGGTTTAACCAGCGCCTGCACAAGCTGGAAACCCTCAGCCGGTTATTGCAGGATGCGGCGGACCAAGCGACACTGCTATCGCCTCAAACCGGCGGCGGGCAACCGGCGTTGGACCCCCTGCAGATGGACACCTACAGCCCGCTCTACAGCTGGGTGCAGACGGTGATCGAGGAGGTGGCCCAGGTAGCGGAGATCATGCGGGATATGGGCTTGGTCACCCAGCAGGCCCAGGAGCAGTGGCGCAAAAAGCAGCAGACCCTTAAACACATCCGGAGTGATTTGCTGTGGATGCGCATGGTGCCCCTAAACGACCTGCTGCAACGCTTCCCCCGCCTAATCCGCGATTTGAGCAGCCAGTATGGGAAGCAGGTGCGGCTGCGGCTGGTGGGGGCCAACACGTTGGTGGACAAGGCGGTTTTGGAAAAATTGAGCGACCCTCTTGTGCATCTGGTGCGCAACGCCTTCGACCACGGGATTGAACCGCCAGAGGAGCGCCGCCAGCGGGGGAAAAACCCTGAAGGAACCATCGAGATTCACGCTTATTACCGGGGTAATCAAACCTACATCGTGGTGCGGGATGACGGGCGGGGCATTGATTTTGAACGGGTGCGCCAAAAAGCAATAGAAAAACAACTGTTGACCCCCGAACAGGCGGTCCAGGCAACGCAGGAGGAACTCATCAACTGCCTGTTTACGCCTGGCTTCTCAACGGCCCCAACCGTGAGCGATCTGTCGGGCCGGGGTGTGGGTTTGGACGTGGTGCGCTTGCAAATTCAAGCCCTGAAGGGCACGATTCAGGTGCATAGTGAGCCAGGGCAAGGCACGACCTTCACCCTGCGGTTGCCCCTGACCTTGACGATTACCAAGCTGCTGGTGTTTCGGCTGGAGCAGCAGTTGATGGCGCTGGCGGTGGATAGCTTGGCGGCGATTGTCCGTGTGCCGGATGAGGCATGGCTGACGGTGCAGGGACGGCGGTTGTACCGGTGGCAAGGGCGCTTGGTGCCCCTGATTCCCCCGTCGGTCCTGGCGTACCACTATCCGGTGCGGTGGAACCGGGCGACGCCGCCAGCCGAGCCTTTACCACTGGGGCAAACCCTGTTGTTGCTCAGCGTTGGCGACGCAGTTTATGGGCTGGAGATTGACCAGATTGTGCTGGAGCAGGACTTGGTGATCAAGCCCTTGAGCGGTCTGTTTCCCGCGCCCCCTTACGTGTATGGCTGTACGATCTTGGGAGATGGCCAGCTAGTGCCAGTGTTGGACGCCACAGCGCTGGTGCAGCACTGGCTCCGCACGCCGGAGCTAGGCGTTGTCACGCCCCCAACACCTGTGCGCACCCTCGGCCAAACCGAAATCCTGGTGGTGGACGATTCCCTGACGATGCGGGGGATGTTGACCAAAACCCTGAGCAAACACGGCTACCAGGTGTACACGGCGGCGGATGGGCGGGAAGCCCTGGACGTCTTGGCGCAGCATCCAGGGATCAAGGCCGTCTTTTGCGATGTGGAAATGCCCCGCATGAACGGGTTTGAATTTCTAAGCGTTTGTCGCCAGCAGGGACGCTATCCCGATTTGCCCATCATCATGCTGACCTCGCGCGCGGGGCAAACCCATCAGCAACTGGCAAAAGCCCTCGGGTGCAGCGCCTACTTGACCAAACCCTACCTAGAACCCGAGTTGTTGCAAACCTTGCGCCAGCTGACCGGTTAA
- the rplT gene encoding 50S ribosomal protein L20 — MRVKRGNVARKRRKKILKLAKGFRGAASVLFRTANQRVMKALRYAYRHRREKKRDFRRLWIARLNAATRLAGLSYSQFIGQLHKARIALNRKMLAQMSILDPETFAQVVEAAKQAG; from the coding sequence ATGCGCGTCAAACGGGGAAATGTCGCCCGGAAGCGACGGAAAAAAATTCTCAAGCTGGCCAAGGGATTTCGGGGCGCAGCATCGGTGCTGTTTCGCACCGCCAACCAGCGGGTGATGAAGGCCCTGCGCTATGCCTACCGGCACCGGCGCGAGAAAAAACGGGATTTTCGCCGCCTGTGGATCGCACGGCTCAATGCAGCCACCCGTCTGGCAGGCTTGTCCTACAGCCAGTTCATTGGGCAATTGCACAAGGCCCGCATCGCCCTCAATCGAAAAATGCTGGCTCAGATGAGCATTCTTGACCCCGAAACCTTTGCCCAGGTGGTGGAGGCGGCGAAACAGGCGGGTTAA
- the rpmI gene encoding 50S ribosomal protein L35: MSKQKLKTRKAAAKRFQVTGSGKILRRQSMRNHLLQKKSSQRKRRLAHKVLVHASDLANVRLMLVQ, encoded by the coding sequence ATGTCGAAGCAAAAGCTCAAGACCCGGAAGGCGGCGGCCAAGCGGTTTCAGGTGACGGGTAGCGGCAAGATTCTGCGGCGGCAGAGTATGCGCAATCACCTGTTGCAGAAAAAGTCCAGTCAACGCAAACGGCGGCTAGCCCACAAGGTGTTGGTGCATGCAAGCGACTTGGCCAATGTGCGGTTGATGCTGGTGCAGTAG
- a CDS encoding NAD-dependent malic enzyme, whose protein sequence is MTALTPSPSFSLTVRIAIPNRVGQLASVLQAIGEAGGNLGPITLIEQTRQTAIREITIDATSPEHEERIIATLKSLPQVRLLSVDDRTFKLHQGGKIHLQSKIPLKNRADLAMAYTPGVGRVCAEIAQNPDQVYRFTIKQNCVAIVTDGSAVLGLGNLGPYAALPVMEGKAMLFKEFAGIDAFPLCLDTQDPEAIVETVKHVAPVFGGINLEDISAPRCFVIEQRLQQELDMPVFHDDQHGTAVVTLAALLNALRWVGKSLERVRIVINGAGAAGLAVAALLKRAGAQGLVLCDSQGIVSTQRNDLHPMKQAFAVPQTGTLAEALVEADVFLGLSVPGAVTPDMVRTMAPDAIVFALANPVPEIQPEWIEDKVAVIATGRSDYPNQINNVLAFPGIFRGALDSRVRRLTPELYLAAARAIASLVSPQELQREYIIPSVFDSRVVPTVAQAVAQAAREAGLTAK, encoded by the coding sequence ATGACTGCCCTGACCCCCAGCCCTAGTTTTAGCCTGACGGTACGCATTGCCATCCCAAACCGGGTGGGGCAGTTGGCCTCGGTTCTCCAGGCGATTGGGGAAGCTGGCGGCAACTTGGGGCCGATCACTCTCATCGAGCAAACCCGCCAGACCGCCATCCGTGAAATCACGATTGATGCCACCAGCCCAGAGCACGAGGAACGAATCATCGCTACCCTCAAGTCCTTGCCCCAGGTGCGGTTGTTGAGCGTGGACGACCGGACGTTCAAATTGCACCAGGGGGGCAAAATTCACCTGCAGAGCAAAATTCCCCTGAAAAATCGGGCGGACCTGGCGATGGCCTACACCCCTGGTGTCGGGCGGGTCTGCGCCGAAATCGCCCAAAACCCCGACCAGGTTTACCGCTTCACAATCAAGCAAAATTGCGTGGCAATTGTCACCGACGGGAGCGCCGTGCTGGGGCTAGGGAACCTAGGGCCTTACGCTGCGTTGCCGGTGATGGAGGGCAAAGCCATGCTATTCAAGGAATTCGCCGGCATTGATGCGTTTCCCCTTTGCCTCGATACCCAGGACCCAGAGGCCATCGTGGAGACGGTCAAGCATGTGGCACCGGTGTTTGGGGGCATCAATCTGGAGGATATCAGCGCACCCCGCTGTTTTGTGATCGAACAACGCCTGCAACAGGAGTTGGATATGCCGGTGTTTCATGACGACCAGCACGGTACGGCGGTGGTGACGCTCGCAGCCCTGTTGAACGCCCTGCGCTGGGTCGGCAAGTCCCTGGAACGGGTGCGCATTGTCATCAACGGGGCGGGTGCGGCGGGTTTAGCGGTGGCGGCGCTCTTGAAACGGGCGGGCGCCCAAGGGTTGGTCCTGTGTGACTCCCAGGGCATTGTCAGTACGCAGCGGAACGACCTGCATCCGATGAAACAAGCGTTTGCTGTGCCCCAAACCGGTACCCTGGCCGAGGCGCTGGTGGAGGCCGACGTGTTTTTGGGGTTGAGCGTGCCGGGCGCAGTCACCCCAGACATGGTCCGTACCATGGCGCCTGACGCGATTGTGTTTGCCCTGGCCAACCCGGTGCCGGAAATCCAGCCGGAGTGGATTGAAGATAAGGTGGCGGTGATCGCCACGGGCCGCAGCGATTACCCCAACCAGATCAACAATGTGCTGGCGTTTCCGGGTATTTTTCGGGGGGCGCTCGACAGTCGAGTGCGGCGATTGACCCCAGAACTGTACTTAGCGGCGGCGCGAGCCATTGCCAGTTTGGTCAGCCCCCAGGAGTTGCAGCGGGAGTACATTATCCCGTCAGTGTTTGACTCGCGGGTGGTGCCCACCGTGGCCCAGGCGGTCGCCCAAGCGGCTCGCGAAGCCGGTCTCACCGCCAAGTAG
- the rplS gene encoding 50S ribosomal protein L19, translated as MNAQAIIRSIEAEYLKSDVPQIDVGDTVRVGVVIQEGGKERVQPYEGVVIARRGTGVNLSITVRRTFQGVGVERVFLVHSPRIASIEVLRKSVVRRAKLYYLRKRVGKATRLKQRFDI; from the coding sequence ATGAACGCCCAGGCAATCATCCGGTCCATTGAGGCCGAGTATCTCAAGTCGGATGTGCCCCAAATTGATGTGGGGGACACGGTCAGGGTGGGAGTGGTCATCCAAGAAGGGGGCAAGGAACGGGTGCAACCCTACGAGGGCGTGGTGATTGCCCGGCGCGGTACAGGGGTCAATCTCAGTATCACGGTGCGCAGGACCTTTCAAGGAGTCGGCGTCGAACGGGTCTTTCTGGTGCATTCCCCGCGCATTGCCAGTATCGAAGTGCTGCGGAAGTCAGTGGTACGGCGGGCCAAGCTGTACTACCTGCGCAAACGGGTGGGCAAGGCGACTCGCCTGAAACAGCGGTTTGACATCTAG
- a CDS encoding RNA methyltransferase, with amino-acid sequence MPPTHSLDGDCPPATAVLAFVVVITSRRNPLVQQIRLLHTARGRRERGEFLLEGTHLLSEALNQGVALKQVCYTSAWAEHHPELLGRLPPGIAQPVSPAVLEVLATTVHPDGVVAVAPIPTAPSQPLVGWLHLLGNRLQDPGNVGTLIRTAAAVGVTQFWLTDDSVDPYHPKVLRAAAGQWFRCPPVVCHDPLAVLQLYRQQQVQVIAADAQGDQIYWQVDWRRPTLLLLGNEAQGLPAAWLQVADQVVRIPQQPGVESLNVAVAAAVCLYEAWRQRWTS; translated from the coding sequence GTGCCCCCAACGCATTCCCTTGACGGTGATTGCCCGCCTGCGACGGCAGTACTGGCGTTCGTGGTGGTGATCACCAGCCGTCGGAACCCCCTGGTGCAGCAGATTCGTTTGCTCCACACTGCCAGGGGACGCCGAGAAAGAGGGGAGTTTTTACTGGAAGGGACGCATTTGCTCAGCGAAGCCCTCAACCAAGGCGTTGCCCTGAAACAGGTTTGCTACACGTCGGCCTGGGCGGAACACCATCCCGAGTTGCTCGGCCGGTTGCCGCCGGGGATTGCCCAACCCGTGAGTCCAGCGGTGCTGGAGGTGCTGGCCACAACCGTCCATCCCGATGGCGTCGTGGCTGTCGCGCCCATCCCCACCGCTCCATCCCAACCCCTTGTGGGTTGGCTGCATCTATTGGGCAACCGGTTGCAGGACCCAGGGAACGTGGGCACCTTGATTCGCACAGCGGCGGCGGTGGGGGTGACCCAGTTCTGGTTGACGGACGACAGCGTGGACCCCTACCATCCCAAAGTCCTGCGCGCGGCGGCGGGTCAATGGTTCCGTTGCCCGCCCGTTGTGTGTCACGACCCCCTAGCCGTTCTGCAGCTCTACCGGCAACAGCAGGTGCAGGTGATCGCCGCCGATGCCCAGGGCGACCAGATTTACTGGCAGGTGGATTGGCGACGGCCTACGCTCTTGCTGCTGGGAAACGAAGCTCAGGGCTTGCCCGCCGCCTGGTTACAGGTCGCCGACCAGGTGGTGCGGATTCCCCAGCAACCGGGAGTCGAATCCTTGAACGTGGCGGTGGCCGCCGCCGTTTGCCTGTACGAGGCTTGGCGCCAGCGCTGGACAAGTTAA
- a CDS encoding succinate dehydrogenase/fumarate reductase iron-sulfur subunit, whose protein sequence is MHITLRIWRQSGPQQPGRWMTYSLPEVSPQWSLLETLDQLNEALIKRGQEPVAFESDCREGICGSCGILVNGIPHGQAGLTTCQVYMRQFRTGQTLTLEPFPGFPVVRDLVVDRSAFDRIMAQGGYISVNVGSAPEANTIPIPASTAERAFQAATCIGCGACVAACPNQSAALFVGAKITHLSLLPQGQLEAAQRVRQMTAQMDAEGFGHCSNHGECAAVCPQRIPLTVIARLRRQYWRSWW, encoded by the coding sequence ATGCACATCACCCTGCGAATCTGGCGGCAATCGGGTCCCCAACAGCCGGGGCGCTGGATGACTTACTCGCTTCCGGAGGTTTCTCCCCAGTGGTCGCTCCTGGAAACCCTGGACCAACTCAATGAAGCCTTGATCAAGCGCGGACAGGAACCGGTGGCGTTTGAGAGTGATTGCCGGGAAGGGATCTGCGGCAGTTGCGGGATATTGGTCAATGGTATTCCCCACGGGCAAGCGGGGCTGACCACCTGCCAGGTGTATATGCGGCAATTTCGCACGGGTCAAACGCTGACGCTCGAGCCATTTCCAGGGTTTCCAGTGGTGCGGGATCTGGTGGTGGACCGCAGCGCCTTTGACCGGATCATGGCCCAGGGCGGCTACATCAGCGTCAACGTGGGCAGCGCCCCCGAGGCCAACACGATCCCGATTCCGGCCTCGACAGCGGAACGAGCGTTTCAGGCGGCAACCTGCATCGGCTGTGGCGCCTGTGTGGCGGCTTGTCCCAATCAGTCGGCAGCGCTGTTTGTTGGGGCAAAAATTACCCATCTCAGCCTTTTGCCCCAGGGTCAACTGGAGGCGGCGCAGCGGGTGCGGCAGATGACAGCCCAAATGGACGCGGAGGGTTTTGGGCATTGTTCCAACCACGGTGAGTGTGCAGCAGTGTGCCCCCAACGCATTCCCTTGACGGTGATTGCCCGCCTGCGACGGCAGTACTGGCGTTCGTGGTGGTGA
- a CDS encoding 2-oxo acid dehydrogenase subunit E2: MIHPFVMPVLSSTMTEGKIVAWLKQVGDYVKAHENIVVVESDKSDMEAESFQEGYLAAILLPAGAQAPTGTPIALIADTVEEMQQVQQNPEKYLAELQGETASSAATPVATETPRPAAAVSRATNGRVIASPRAKKLAKEHQVDLRQIQGSGPYGRITAEDVLKVVAPQTATPAAPVTPVPRTPEKTPLVLEGGTLTPLNTLQQAVVRNMVASLAVPVFRVTYAITTDALDALYRQIKGKGVTMTALLAKAVALTLANHPLLNSRYTEQGIYQPEGIHIAVAVAMEDGGLITPVLANPHQQDIYSLSRTWQDLVQRARAKQLQPHEYNSGTFTLSNLGMFGVEQFDAILPPNQGAILAVGAAQPEVVALEDGCIAVRRRMRVTLTCDHRVIYGAHAAAFLQDLAKLIETNAQSLVL; the protein is encoded by the coding sequence ATGATCCACCCGTTTGTGATGCCGGTTTTGAGTTCCACGATGACCGAGGGCAAAATTGTCGCCTGGCTAAAGCAGGTGGGTGATTACGTCAAGGCCCATGAAAACATTGTGGTGGTGGAATCCGACAAATCCGACATGGAGGCTGAATCGTTCCAGGAGGGCTATCTAGCAGCGATTTTACTGCCGGCGGGTGCCCAAGCGCCGACTGGTACGCCCATTGCCCTGATCGCCGACACGGTGGAGGAAATGCAGCAGGTGCAGCAAAACCCTGAAAAGTATCTCGCTGAGTTGCAAGGGGAAACCGCATCGTCTGCTGCGACGCCAGTAGCGACGGAAACCCCTCGCCCTGCAGCGGCGGTATCGCGGGCGACCAACGGGCGCGTGATTGCTTCCCCCCGCGCCAAGAAGTTGGCCAAGGAACACCAAGTGGATCTGCGTCAGATCCAGGGAAGCGGTCCCTACGGACGGATTACGGCTGAGGATGTCCTGAAAGTCGTGGCACCCCAAACGGCTACACCCGCAGCACCTGTCACTCCCGTCCCCCGAACGCCTGAAAAAACGCCGCTGGTCCTTGAGGGGGGCACCCTGACGCCGCTCAATACCCTGCAACAGGCGGTGGTGCGAAATATGGTAGCCAGCCTGGCCGTGCCCGTGTTCCGAGTGACCTACGCCATCACCACCGACGCCCTAGACGCCCTATACCGGCAAATCAAGGGCAAAGGGGTGACCATGACAGCCCTGCTGGCAAAGGCGGTGGCGCTGACCCTAGCGAACCACCCGCTGCTCAACAGTCGCTACACCGAGCAAGGGATTTACCAGCCCGAAGGGATTCACATTGCCGTCGCTGTAGCCATGGAGGACGGCGGTTTGATCACCCCTGTACTTGCCAACCCCCACCAGCAGGACATCTACAGCCTCTCTCGCACCTGGCAAGACTTGGTGCAGCGGGCGCGGGCGAAACAACTGCAACCCCACGAGTACAACAGCGGGACATTTACCCTATCGAATCTGGGGATGTTCGGTGTGGAACAGTTTGACGCCATCTTACCTCCTAACCAGGGAGCCATTCTTGCTGTGGGGGCAGCCCAACCCGAAGTGGTCGCCCTTGAAGATGGCTGTATTGCGGTGCGACGCCGGATGCGGGTGACCCTCACCTGCGACCACCGGGTGATTTACGGTGCCCATGCGGCGGCCTTTTTGCAGGATTTGGCGAAACTCATTGAAACCAACGCTCAGTCCCTAGTGCTGTAG
- a CDS encoding aromatic ring-hydroxylating dioxygenase subunit alpha, which yields MEPSAGVPRLEQLRTAPVNLNYWYAVALSRELGKKPLAVQIWGQKIVLFRNQQGEVHALENRCPHRGVQLSSGYVQSDAIVCVYHGWQFDGQGRCVAIPYLRESQKLPPCRLRCYPVQEKQGFIWIFPGDLDQALQTQPPDLFEWDHLNYVVSVAPFQFRAHFSFLVENLMDMYHGHLHRYFQPWGNAVLCKRNAGPAWVEAEYQAECYFQVKRPWSVIQLFIPPLRQRFLTSLVVRYEYPHWHAWLGQDFRLYCLIVPVHATETRAYLVHTVSLGAFRGLHRLPVWFRRWVKNRCFNAARGFLQGLLREDVAMMEQEQQAYLEDPRRRNWEINPVIGAVQKLVYQQAYSTRD from the coding sequence ATGGAGCCATCAGCGGGCGTGCCCCGGTTAGAGCAATTAAGAACAGCGCCGGTCAATTTGAATTATTGGTACGCCGTTGCCCTCAGTCGAGAACTGGGGAAAAAGCCTTTAGCGGTGCAAATCTGGGGTCAAAAAATCGTCCTATTTCGCAACCAGCAGGGCGAAGTTCACGCCCTAGAAAATCGTTGTCCCCATCGGGGCGTTCAACTCAGCAGCGGCTATGTGCAAAGCGACGCCATTGTGTGCGTCTATCACGGTTGGCAATTTGACGGTCAAGGCCGCTGTGTCGCCATTCCCTACCTGAGGGAATCCCAGAAGTTGCCCCCCTGTCGTTTACGTTGTTATCCTGTGCAGGAAAAACAGGGGTTTATTTGGATTTTTCCCGGTGACCTGGACCAAGCGCTCCAGACGCAACCTCCAGATTTATTTGAATGGGATCATTTGAACTACGTTGTGAGCGTGGCCCCCTTCCAGTTCCGCGCCCATTTCTCATTCCTGGTAGAAAATTTAATGGATATGTATCACGGCCACTTGCACCGTTATTTTCAACCGTGGGGCAACGCCGTTTTGTGCAAAAGGAACGCTGGACCAGCTTGGGTTGAGGCGGAATATCAAGCCGAGTGCTATTTCCAAGTCAAACGGCCTTGGTCGGTCATTCAACTGTTTATTCCTCCCTTGCGCCAGCGGTTTTTGACTTCCCTCGTGGTGCGCTACGAGTATCCCCACTGGCACGCTTGGTTGGGCCAGGACTTTCGGCTGTACTGCCTGATAGTGCCGGTCCACGCCACCGAAACCCGTGCCTATCTGGTGCATACGGTCTCGCTGGGGGCGTTTCGGGGTTTGCATCGCCTGCCGGTCTGGTTCCGCCGCTGGGTGAAAAACCGCTGTTTCAATGCCGCCAGAGGCTTCCTCCAGGGCTTGCTCCGCGAGGACGTGGCGATGATGGAGCAGGAGCAGCAGGCGTACCTAGAAGACCCCCGGCGACGCAATTGGGAGATCAACCCGGTCATCGGCGCGGTGCAAAAACTGGTCTATCAACAGGCCTACAGCACTAGGGACTGA